The Neobacillus sp. PS3-34 genome has a window encoding:
- a CDS encoding polysaccharide deacetylase family protein: MKNILFFTILLLISLFSYQTTTYASTNSREAYEKTGRVIWEVNTNEKLVALTFDDGPHPVFTPQILEILAKYDAKATFFVAGNKVIRFPDILKQEVKEGHEIANHTYHHIYNNITSAKLSSEIKETDKIIHRITGFTPSLYRPVGGHYNDLIINTAIKNGKEVVLWNQDTRDWSDPPVSQMRNYITKGVKPGSIILFHDWHGSEYSQTCQTVKALDNILDFLYKNGYKCITVSEMLYRSSQKIPDFFKIYPKKKDKTSHIDLML; encoded by the coding sequence ATGAAAAATATATTGTTCTTTACGATTCTTTTATTAATTAGTTTGTTTTCTTATCAAACAACTACATATGCCTCCACTAATAGTCGGGAGGCATATGAAAAAACCGGGCGTGTTATTTGGGAAGTTAATACAAACGAAAAATTAGTTGCTCTTACTTTTGATGATGGACCACATCCTGTTTTTACTCCTCAAATACTTGAAATATTAGCTAAATATGATGCTAAGGCCACCTTTTTTGTAGCTGGTAATAAAGTAATTCGTTTTCCTGATATTTTAAAACAGGAAGTAAAAGAAGGACACGAAATTGCTAATCACACTTACCATCATATTTATAATAATATTACGTCAGCAAAACTATCATCAGAAATAAAAGAAACAGATAAAATTATACATAGGATCACTGGTTTTACACCGTCCCTCTATCGTCCCGTAGGAGGCCATTATAATGATTTAATTATAAATACCGCAATAAAAAACGGAAAAGAAGTCGTATTATGGAATCAAGATACCCGTGATTGGTCGGATCCTCCTGTAAGTCAAATGCGTAACTATATAACAAAAGGAGTAAAGCCGGGCAGTATCATTCTATTTCATGATTGGCATGGAAGTGAATATTCTCAGACTTGTCAAACAGTTAAAGCCTTGGATAACATTTTGGACTTTTTATATAAAAACGGGTATAAATGTATAACTGTATCTGAAATGCTCTACCGCTCGTCACAAAAAATTCCAGACTTTTTTAAAATTTATCCTAAAAAGAAAGATAAAACGTCTCATATTGATTTAATGTTATAA
- a CDS encoding conserved phage C-terminal domain-containing protein has protein sequence MIDLKSDEWRDPKWSKFLRPDTVWEQV, from the coding sequence GTGATTGACCTGAAGTCGGATGAATGGCGGGACCCAAAATGGAGTAAATTCCTAAGGCCAGACACTGTTTGGGAACAAGTTTGA
- the dnaB gene encoding replicative DNA helicase, whose amino-acid sequence MFDPRLVNTEAEQAAVGALFLEDGLIKDCTITPDQLFSRKLRKLLAAMKELDEKGKPIDVISVVEQIGANNLEDIGGISYITKLAGSVPTTANFHYYQGIVKEYAKKRQAIEAAKILIENAKTDDINQTLREGISRLMEIEDTNHEDHLGDIKLSLIELYFDCEKEKEELLGIPTGFQGMDNLTGGFQKFDFVIVGARPSMGKTAFALNIALNAAEKDICLFFSLEMPVKQLLKRAASTIGEISSVKMRNPKQFFVKDDWSRLSHAMGKISNSQLHIFDRVGMNINYIWSKVRKVKREYGDDKRILVIIDYLQLIPGENKYQSNRQIEISEINRALKLMAREMNIVVMALSQLSRGVESRQDKRPMLSDLRESGQIEQDADVISFLYRDDYYQRDVEEKDIVEIIVAKQRNGPIGTVKLGIQKEFGRFEDYR is encoded by the coding sequence ATGTTCGATCCAAGGCTTGTAAATACAGAGGCGGAGCAAGCAGCAGTTGGCGCCCTGTTTTTGGAGGATGGACTAATCAAGGATTGCACCATCACTCCTGATCAGCTTTTCTCGAGAAAATTGCGGAAGCTCCTCGCTGCCATGAAAGAGCTGGATGAAAAAGGGAAGCCAATCGATGTTATTTCGGTCGTGGAACAGATTGGTGCCAATAACCTGGAAGACATCGGCGGCATCTCCTATATTACCAAGCTGGCGGGGAGTGTTCCTACTACCGCAAATTTTCACTACTACCAGGGAATCGTCAAAGAGTATGCGAAAAAAAGACAAGCGATCGAAGCCGCAAAGATACTGATAGAAAATGCCAAAACCGATGATATCAATCAAACATTGAGGGAAGGCATTTCCCGATTAATGGAAATAGAGGATACCAATCACGAGGACCATCTCGGCGATATTAAGCTGTCATTAATAGAGTTATATTTTGATTGTGAAAAGGAAAAGGAGGAGCTGTTAGGGATTCCAACTGGATTTCAAGGGATGGATAACCTGACAGGCGGATTCCAAAAATTCGATTTCGTCATTGTCGGTGCACGTCCAAGTATGGGAAAGACAGCATTCGCATTAAATATTGCCCTGAACGCAGCGGAAAAGGACATTTGCCTATTTTTCTCACTGGAAATGCCCGTAAAACAATTGCTGAAAAGAGCTGCGAGCACAATTGGCGAAATCAGCTCAGTTAAAATGAGAAACCCGAAGCAATTTTTTGTAAAAGACGATTGGAGCCGTCTCTCACATGCGATGGGGAAGATCTCGAACAGCCAATTACATATTTTTGACCGCGTGGGAATGAATATTAACTATATTTGGTCCAAGGTAAGAAAAGTGAAGAGAGAGTACGGAGATGATAAAAGAATCCTTGTCATCATCGATTACCTTCAGTTGATTCCAGGTGAAAATAAATACCAATCGAACCGCCAAATTGAAATTAGTGAAATCAACCGAGCTCTTAAACTTATGGCAAGGGAAATGAATATTGTCGTTATGGCACTTTCGCAGCTGAGCAGGGGTGTAGAGAGCAGGCAGGATAAACGGCCGATGTTATCAGATCTGCGTGAAAGCGGACAGATTGAGCAGGATGCCGATGTTATTTCATTCCTTTACCGGGATGATTATTATCAAAGGGACGTTGAAGAAAAAGACATCGTCGAGATTATCGTCGCAAAGCAGCGAAATGGACCGATTGGGACAGTGAAGCTGGGTATTCAGAAGGAGTTTGGCAGGTTTGAGGATTATAGGTAA
- a CDS encoding replication protein: MTNLLINEHPLIVLPSLAIKIGLNEAVVLQQMHYWLESSKHVIEGRKWIYNTYKDWQMQMPFWHENTIRKTILSLEQKGYLISANWNRSKIDKTKWYTIDYIKLAEMEETSMIVTEVSTHILEPSSQQELSLEETTIVPPIPEITTEITSKTTTKEHIPFAEIIDYLNLKTQTNYRYSSNKTQELIRPDGEKDLQLGTLSK; encoded by the coding sequence ATGACCAATTTATTAATCAATGAACATCCCTTAATCGTTCTTCCATCGCTCGCAATCAAAATTGGATTAAATGAAGCAGTGGTGTTGCAGCAAATGCATTATTGGTTAGAGTCCAGCAAGCATGTGATTGAAGGGAGGAAATGGATTTATAACACGTATAAGGATTGGCAAATGCAAATGCCGTTTTGGCATGAAAATACGATTAGAAAAACGATCCTTTCACTGGAACAGAAAGGTTACTTAATCTCAGCCAACTGGAATCGGTCTAAAATCGATAAAACCAAATGGTATACGATTGATTATATAAAGCTTGCGGAAATGGAAGAAACATCGATGATAGTGACGGAGGTTTCGACTCACATTCTTGAGCCGTCCTCACAACAGGAATTGTCACTGGAGGAAACAACAATTGTACCACCAATACCAGAGATTACTACAGAGATTACTTCAAAGACTACCACAAAAGAACATATACCGTTTGCTGAAATCATTGATTACTTAAATCTGAAAACCCAAACAAACTATCGGTACAGTTCGAACAAGACGCAGGAGCTGATTCGGCCAGATGGAGAGAAGGATTTACAGTTAGGGACTTTAAGCAAGTGA
- a CDS encoding HAMP domain-containing sensor histidine kinase codes for MIDLRQIPIILGGLYYGYGPFLVVSSLLLRGLFYGFDSNFWIISPLYGALSIFLWLAHPWFLKQSPRKRILVCLSTVSIMSASVFGGFLISGHSLTELKVVGITFMIQFIGICMLSYLLEEIKQNDFFREQMVKAQKVELASHMSAAISHEVRNPLTAVQGFLQLASEDPEIQATTRRYINTAISELNAAEHVIRDYLTFAQPSLQTVEKFLVNEELNQIIKTLQPMANMNSVEIITVNTEFGYISGDRNRFRQCFLNILKNCIEAMPDGGTLKLHPYVKSNEINISVSDTGIGMTSDQVKRLGEPYYSTKGKKGTGLGLMVSFSIIQEMKGTVKINSKIGIGTEFLVTFPALS; via the coding sequence ATGATCGATTTAAGACAAATCCCTATTATTTTAGGTGGGCTTTACTATGGTTATGGACCGTTTTTAGTTGTCTCATCTTTACTACTTAGAGGACTATTTTATGGGTTTGACAGCAATTTTTGGATAATATCGCCACTCTATGGCGCTTTAAGCATTTTTTTGTGGCTTGCTCATCCTTGGTTCCTAAAACAAAGTCCAAGAAAACGTATACTCGTCTGTCTATCAACTGTTTCTATAATGAGCGCTTCCGTCTTTGGTGGCTTTTTGATTTCGGGTCACTCATTAACCGAGCTTAAAGTTGTTGGTATCACATTCATGATTCAATTTATAGGAATTTGTATGCTTTCTTATTTGTTAGAGGAAATAAAACAAAATGATTTTTTTCGCGAGCAGATGGTGAAAGCACAAAAAGTGGAATTAGCCAGTCATATGAGCGCGGCTATTTCCCATGAAGTAAGAAATCCCTTAACTGCTGTACAAGGTTTTTTACAGCTTGCTTCAGAGGATCCAGAGATTCAGGCGACAACAAGGAGATATATCAATACCGCCATAAGTGAATTAAATGCGGCTGAGCATGTTATTAGAGATTACTTAACATTTGCACAACCCTCTTTACAAACAGTAGAAAAATTTCTCGTGAATGAGGAACTTAACCAAATCATTAAAACATTGCAGCCAATGGCTAACATGAATTCAGTAGAAATTATTACTGTAAACACTGAATTCGGCTATATTTCAGGAGACCGGAACCGGTTCCGACAGTGTTTCCTCAACATTTTGAAAAATTGTATTGAGGCAATGCCTGATGGGGGGACGCTTAAACTCCACCCATATGTTAAGAGTAATGAAATAAATATTAGTGTATCTGATACGGGTATTGGGATGACATCTGACCAAGTGAAGCGCTTAGGCGAACCGTATTACTCAACCAAGGGTAAAAAGGGAACCGGTCTTGGGCTAATGGTTTCTTTTAGTATTATCCAAGAGATGAAAGGCACAGTAAAAATCAATAGTAAAATTGGTATAGGAACAGAGTTTTTAGTCACATTCCCTGCCCTTTCTTAG